A window of Choristoneura fumiferana chromosome 8, NRCan_CFum_1, whole genome shotgun sequence contains these coding sequences:
- the LOC141430581 gene encoding probable ATP-dependent RNA helicase vasa-like has product MGAALAAVPEEISPNKWEDVEQRKLTTSIHGERLRRDKKLARKSFISGHHHILVATSAAVCGPDIKDVDIVVNYDLPTSVEEYVHRIVRTGRVGHRGKAVSFFDIDHDAGLVDDLTRVLRQANQPLPDFFLFESAATCQISDAMAVMSELSTADQLQCPAASCLASNGAQELVMTPHGPLIYWCCFRTECSYYKCV; this is encoded by the exons ATGGGTGCTGCTTTAGCTGCGGTACCAGAGGAGATTTCGCCTAATAAATGGGAAGACGTAGAGCAA CGGAAATTAACGACGTCTATCCACGGAGAGCGCTTGCGGCGCGACAAGAAGCTGGCACGGAAAAGCTTCATAAGCGGTCACCACCACATCCTGGTGGCCACGTCGGCTGCTGTCTGTGGCCCTG atattaAAGACGTTGACATAGTCGTCAATTATGACCTTCCAACGAGCGTAGAGGAGTACGTGCACAGGATCGTGAGAACCGGGCGCGTCGGCCACAGAGGGAAAGCTGTATCGTTCTTCGATATTGATCAC GATGCTGGCTTAGTGGATGATCTGACCAGAGTTCTGCGGCAAGCCAACCAGCCCTTGCCAGACTTCTTTCTATTTGAAAGCGCCGCCACATGCCAGATTAGCGATGCAATGGCGGTGATGTCAGA GCTTTCAACGGCGGACCAGCTGCAGTGTCCGGCGGCCTCCTGCCTAGCGAGCAACGGTGCGCAAGAGTTAGTGATGACGCCACATGGACCTTTGATATATTGGTGCTGCTTCCGCACTGAATGTTCATACTATAAGTGCGTGTGA
- the LOC141430696 gene encoding ATP-dependent RNA helicase vasa-like, protein MSRYELSSRFCGDMGAALTTVPEEISPNKWEDVEQVFKQVSKYEKMNALTKLLDENDGKRVLVFAKTNRNADFIAVMLSEQRKLTTSIHGERLRRDKQLARKSFISGHHHILVATSAAVCGPYIKDVDIVVNYDLPTSVEEYVHRIVRTGRVGHRGKAVSFFDIDHDAGLVDDLTRVLRQANQPLPDFFPVESAATCQISDAMAVTSELSTADQLQCPAASCLASNGAQELVMTPHGPLIYWCCFRTECSYYKCV, encoded by the exons ATGTCGCGTTATGAATTATCGTCGCGTTTTTGTGGTGACATGGGTGCTGCTTTAACTACGGTACCAGAGGAGATTTCGCCTAATAAATGGGAAGACGTAGAGCAAGTATTTAAACAAGTCAGcaaatatgaaaaaatgaaCGCGCTCACGAAATTGCTGGATGAAAACG ATGGGAAACGTGTCCTAGTTTTCGCAAAAACGAATCGCAACGCGGACTTCATAGCCGTGATGCTCTCGGAGCAGCGGAAATTAACGACGTCTATCCACGGAGAGCGCTTGCGGCGCGACAAGCAGCTGGCGCGGAAAAGCTTCATAAGCGGTCACCACCACATCCTAGTGGCCACGTCGGCTGCTGTCTGTGGCCCTT atattaAAGACGTTGACATAGTCGTCAATTACGATCTTCCAACGAGCGTAGAGGAGTACGTGCACAGGATCGTGAGAACCGGGCGCGTCGGCCACAGAGGGAAAGCTGTATCGTTCTTCGATATTGATCAC GATGCTGGCTTAGTGGATGATCTGACCAGAGTTCTGCGGCAAGCCAACCAGCCCTTGCCAGACTTCTTTCCAGTTGAAAGCGCCGCCACATGCCAGATTAGCGATGCAATGGCGGTGACGTCAGA GCTTTCAACGGCGGACCAGCTGCAGTGTCCGGCGGCCTCCTGCCTAGCGAGCAACGGTGCGCAAGAGTTAGTGATGACGCCACATGGACCTTTGATATATTGGTGCTGCTTCCGCACTGAATGTTCATACTATAAGTGCGTGTGA
- the LOC141430582 gene encoding histone-lysine N-methyltransferase 2D-like has product MCGAVGTDSEGCLIACSQCGQTYHPYCVNIKVSQVIVTLGWRCLDCTVCEGCGNRGDEALLVLCDDCDTAWHTYCARPPLGDVPRGAWRCERCRKCLTCGTRDTHTWCENYTECGPCASLVMCCVCTEPYSDGELIIQCEGCRRWLHATCDSIRSEADAETCCRAGYNCLLCRGREHAPPHLAKAAIEAPPPPRPTQMPTPQSLGLGGEYYVDDVCLSQRGAHHMKQLEAEMGITHTRRKRRFKNETTEKDAVVQNADVEMPDDSKPDSTAEVKEEPGISNANLKEGILWNVVNEGPPPEGFTVYTTESGLTVLRRKRQRNLNKLGIGGFVVRQRQTTKTQADDEKDGDGTQASGESPGNKRKPRRKPRSKLMEQFPSYMQEAFFGKELLEPAKPAVSSTGNPSASPGGTARPGTPEGYRELRDFKIDLENSDSDGEDVLAALTTFKDNDSSYVINLNSVSWRNRLFAIVKIERGKDDASNHTKIKTEPEDGVLKHTEDSTALKNAILGRSRPKSSLPPLTLSTVHSTKTEAISSDQVSHIKFSRFSA; this is encoded by the exons ATGTGTGGAGCGGTGGGGACGGACTCCGAAGGGTGCCTTATTGCCTGCTCTCAGTGCGGGCAGACCTACCATCCCTACTGCGTTAACATTAAG GTATCTCAAGTGATAGTGACGCTCGGGTGGCGCTGTCTGGACTGCACGGTGTGCGAGGGCTGCGGCAACCGCGGGGACGAGGCGCTGCTGGTGCTGTGCGACGACTGCGACACCGCCTGGCACACGTACTGCGCGCGGCCGCCGCTGGGCGACGTGCCGCGCGGCGCCTGGCGCTGCGAGCGGTGCCGCAAGTGCCTCACGTGCGGCACGCGCGACACGCACACCTGGTGCGAGAACTACACAG AGTGCGGGCCGTGCGCCTCGCTAGTGATGTGTTGCGTGTGCACGGAGCCTTATTCCGATGGCGAGCTTATCATCCAGTGCGAAGGCTGCCGGCGCTGGCTGCACGCCACTTGCGACTCCATCCGCAGCGAGGCTGACGCAGAGACCTGCTGCCGTGCTGG CTACAACTGTCTGTTATGTCGCGGGCGCGAGCACGCCCCGCCGCACCTTGCGAAGGCTGCCATcgaggcgccgccgccgccgcgaccCACTCAGATGCCCACGCCGCAGTCGCTCG GACTGGGCGGCGAATACTACGTAGATGATGTGTGCTTGTCCCAGCGGGGCGCTCACCACATGAAACAGCTCGAGGCCGAAATGGGCATCACTCACACACGGAGAAAAAGAAGGTTCAAGAACGAGACCACTGAGAAAGACGCTG TGGTTCAGAACGCGGACGTCGAGATGCCTGACGACTCCAAGCCGGACAGCACGGCTGAAGTTAAAGAGGAACCGG GCATATCAAACGCAAATCTCAAAGAAGGCATTCTATGGAACGTAGTAAACGAAGGCCCACCCCCTGAAGGGTTCACAGTGTATACGACTGAGTCCGGACTGACAGTTCTGCGGAGAAAGAGACAGCGGAACCTGAACAAGCTCGGTATTGGCGGGTTCGTGGTCCGACAGAGACAGACGACGAAGACGCAGGCGGACGATGAGAAGGACGGCGATGGGACGCAGGCGTCTGGAG AGTCGCCGGGCAACAAGCGCAAGCCGCGCCGAAAGCCGCGATCCAAGCTGATGGAACAATTCCCCTCCTACATGCAGGAGGCGTTCTTTGGCAAAGAGCTGTTGGAGCCGGCGAAGCCTGCTGTCAGCTCCACTG GTAACCCGTCGGCGAGCCCCGGCGGCACGGCACGGCCCGGCACGCCGGAAGGCTATCGCGAGCTGAGGGACTTCAAGATAGACCTGGAGAACTCCGACAGCGACGGCGAGGACGTGCTCGCCGCGCTCACCACCTTCAAAGACAATGACAGTTCTTACGTTATCAATTTGAATTCGGTAAGTTG GAGGAATAGGCTGTTTGCAATCGTTAAAATCGAAAGAGGAAAAGACGACGCTTCCAACCATACAAAAATCAAGACTGAACCAGAAGATGGAGTTTTGAAACACACCGAGGACTCCACGGCGTTGAAGAATGCGATACTGGGTCGCAGCCGCCCGAAGAGCAGCCTGCCGCCGCTGACGCTATCCACTGTGCACAGCACCAAGACTGAGGCAATCAGCAGCG ACCAAGTCTCCCACATTAAATTCAGCCGGTTTTCGGCGTAA